The following are encoded together in the Planctomycetota bacterium genome:
- a CDS encoding Gfo/Idh/MocA family oxidoreductase: MSDSNNEPLPVAVVGCGRMGRLHARVYSEMPRVKLVGVFDANAEAAKGTADDYGTTDFDTPEAVLDAGVKAVTIAVPTTHHLDVARPLLEAGVACLIEKPLAGDVATARQIVDLADKHGAVVQVGHIERFNPAVRSLASLGVEPRYIEVVRISPFPFRSIDVGVVLDVMIHDIDIVLSMARGKVVHVDAQGVSVGGGGVDRPAEDVCNARLTFDNGCVASLTASRLALKVERRLRVFSPEAYVSLDYQKKTGMIVRRTGNVDLLRETVGKIRTGEITDMAGLDYKSLLAIEQLTIDDVEPLRAQLEAFCDAAEGKAEPAVPASAGLEAVEVAERVVAAIPEQSIL, encoded by the coding sequence GTGAGCGACTCCAACAACGAGCCCCTGCCTGTCGCCGTCGTCGGTTGTGGTCGGATGGGCCGACTGCACGCACGCGTCTACAGCGAGATGCCACGCGTCAAGCTCGTCGGCGTGTTCGACGCCAATGCCGAAGCCGCCAAGGGCACCGCGGACGACTACGGCACCACCGACTTCGACACGCCCGAAGCCGTCCTCGACGCCGGCGTGAAGGCCGTCACCATCGCCGTTCCGACGACGCATCACCTCGACGTCGCCCGCCCGCTCCTGGAAGCGGGCGTCGCGTGTCTCATCGAAAAACCCCTCGCCGGCGACGTCGCGACTGCCCGGCAGATCGTCGACTTGGCCGACAAGCACGGGGCCGTCGTGCAGGTCGGGCACATCGAGCGGTTCAACCCGGCCGTGCGGTCGCTGGCGAGCCTCGGCGTGGAGCCGCGGTACATCGAGGTCGTCCGCATCTCGCCGTTCCCCTTTCGCAGCATCGACGTCGGCGTGGTGCTGGACGTCATGATCCACGACATCGACATCGTCCTGAGCATGGCCCGCGGCAAGGTGGTCCACGTCGACGCCCAGGGTGTCAGCGTCGGCGGCGGCGGGGTCGATCGCCCGGCCGAGGACGTCTGCAACGCCCGCCTCACCTTCGACAACGGCTGCGTCGCCAGCCTAACCGCCAGCCGGCTCGCCCTGAAGGTCGAGCGTCGCCTGCGCGTCTTCAGCCCCGAGGCGTATGTCTCGCTCGACTACCAGAAAAAGACCGGCATGATCGTCCGCCGGACCGGCAACGTCGACCTCCTCCGCGAGACCGTCGGCAAGATCCGCACCGGCGAAATCACCGACATGGCCGGGCTGGACTACAAGTCACTGCTGGCCATCGAGCAGCTGACCATCGACGACGTCGAGCCACTGCGTGCCCAGCTCGAAGCCTTCTGCGACGCCGCCGAGGGCAAGGCCGAACCCGCCGTGCCCGCGTCCGCGGGCCTGGAAGCTGTCGAGGTCGCCGAACGTGTCGTCGCGGCGATTCCCGAGCAGTCGATCCTCTGA